A section of the Deinococcus taeanensis genome encodes:
- a CDS encoding protein kinase domain-containing protein yields MKPTLSTRRSTLTQVQSTVDLRFQDYEVLDRIGIGGMGSVYRARRRQDGRIVALKVPQDKYLADAKFVKRFYREAEVLKRFSHPNIVRVYDYRMQDPEHYISMEFLDGDSLESVLEQRSLSFNECAQLMRALADALRHIHMQNVVHRDIKPANVMLLKNAFIDGVLREGGVKLMDFGIAVGKVLTRLTMTGARVGTPIYMAPEQAKGNRVDARSDVYSLGLLAYEMATGQTAFKGSYEAVVHQQVFEYPKPPKQVRLEVPGKLNDLILHMIEKDPASRPALDDVIARIDAGILTDEVFNDPVALALSVQEKRGTLRLLDLKGKLRATLRDQSAQGMPGAPNAMASDHEGNLYVTLLDYRQGRAGALVRKLNPDGRELLSFGAYGLGEGELLQPVGIAVSQGQVYVLDAEAHHVAVFDLEGHFVRRFGGHGQGMGRFERPRAIVAAPDGHVYVLDTGNNEVQRFTPQGEYISRFAFRLDRNSDSLRPLEGLGVDQFGAVYIVDSVARKVRKIEADGTPGLTFAMDTLVGEPTDAPWLIQVGPEGQMYAVRQGGQVLRTYSSVGDLLTSSDMYAPVQAMTLVARPHAAVPA; encoded by the coding sequence ATGAAACCCACCCTGAGCACGCGGCGCAGCACCCTGACACAGGTGCAGTCCACCGTTGACCTGCGCTTTCAGGATTACGAGGTGCTCGACCGCATCGGTATCGGCGGCATGGGCAGCGTGTACCGCGCCCGGCGCCGGCAGGACGGCCGGATCGTGGCCCTGAAGGTCCCGCAGGACAAGTACCTCGCGGACGCCAAATTCGTGAAGCGCTTCTACCGGGAGGCGGAAGTTCTCAAACGGTTCAGTCACCCGAACATCGTGCGGGTGTACGACTACCGCATGCAGGACCCCGAGCATTACATTTCCATGGAGTTCCTGGACGGCGACAGCCTCGAATCCGTGCTGGAGCAGCGCAGCCTCAGCTTCAACGAGTGCGCCCAGCTGATGCGCGCCCTGGCCGACGCTCTGCGCCACATTCACATGCAGAACGTGGTGCACCGCGACATCAAACCGGCCAACGTGATGCTGCTGAAAAACGCTTTCATTGACGGCGTGCTGCGTGAGGGCGGCGTGAAACTCATGGACTTCGGCATTGCCGTCGGAAAGGTCCTGACGCGCCTGACCATGACCGGCGCACGCGTCGGCACGCCCATCTACATGGCGCCCGAGCAGGCCAAAGGCAACCGCGTGGACGCCCGCAGCGACGTGTACTCCCTGGGCCTGCTGGCCTACGAGATGGCCACCGGACAGACCGCCTTCAAGGGCAGTTACGAGGCCGTGGTGCACCAGCAGGTGTTCGAGTACCCCAAACCACCCAAGCAGGTGCGTCTGGAAGTGCCGGGCAAACTGAACGACCTGATCCTGCACATGATCGAGAAGGACCCCGCCTCGCGGCCGGCCCTGGACGACGTGATCGCCCGCATTGACGCCGGGATCCTGACCGACGAGGTGTTCAACGACCCCGTTGCCCTGGCCCTGAGCGTGCAGGAGAAACGCGGCACGCTCCGCCTGCTGGACCTGAAGGGCAAACTGCGCGCCACGCTGCGCGATCAGAGTGCCCAGGGCATGCCCGGCGCGCCGAACGCCATGGCCAGTGATCACGAAGGGAACCTGTACGTGACCCTGCTCGACTACCGGCAGGGCCGGGCCGGCGCCCTGGTCCGCAAGCTCAACCCGGACGGCCGGGAACTCCTGTCCTTCGGGGCGTACGGTCTTGGTGAGGGCGAACTGCTGCAACCGGTTGGTATCGCCGTGTCGCAGGGACAGGTGTACGTGCTGGACGCCGAAGCGCACCACGTGGCCGTGTTCGACCTGGAGGGGCATTTCGTGCGGCGTTTTGGCGGGCACGGGCAGGGTATGGGGCGCTTCGAGCGGCCCCGCGCGATTGTCGCGGCGCCCGACGGGCACGTGTACGTTCTGGACACCGGCAACAATGAAGTGCAGCGGTTCACGCCCCAGGGCGAGTACATCAGCCGTTTCGCGTTCCGGCTGGACCGTAACAGTGACAGCCTCAGGCCCCTGGAAGGCCTCGGCGTGGACCAGTTCGGCGCGGTGTACATCGTGGACAGCGTGGCCCGCAAGGTCCGTAAGATTGAGGCCGACGGCACGCCGGGCCTCACCTTCGCCATGGACACCCTGGTGGGCGAGCCCACCGACGCTCCGTGGCTGATTCAGGTGGGACCGGAAGGCCAGATGTACGCGGTGCGTCAGGGCGGGCAGGTGCTGCGCACGTACTCCAGCGTGGGCGATCTGCTGACCTCCAGTGACATGTACGCGCCGGTGCAGGCCATGACCCTGGTCGCCCGGCCGCACGCCGCCGTCCCGGCATGA
- a CDS encoding glutaredoxin family protein encodes MTLPALTLYTRPGCGLCDLACTNLEAMGFTFQRVNVDLDPDLRRRFGDDVPVLAAGERVLGKGSFSRARLGSLKLLLMRGSPPG; translated from the coding sequence ATGACCCTGCCCGCCCTGACCCTGTACACCCGGCCAGGGTGCGGCCTGTGCGACCTGGCCTGCACGAACCTGGAGGCGATGGGCTTCACGTTCCAGCGGGTCAACGTGGACCTGGATCCTGACCTGCGTCGCCGCTTCGGTGATGACGTTCCGGTCCTCGCTGCCGGGGAACGCGTGCTGGGAAAGGGCAGTTTCAGTCGTGCGCGGCTGGGCAGCCTGAAGTTGCTGCTGATGCGCGGGTCGCCGCCCGGCTGA
- the ftsY gene encoding signal recognition particle-docking protein FtsY, translated as MSWLERLRDGLSKTRKQINDTAGFLGTDVRDVLTNRLETIEDLEYALIAADVGRAATDEILEDVRRAEGRNLQDALMDALTLQLEPDARRAEFRKLGFAPEARRSSVDPKGHVVMVIGVNGVGKTTTIAKLGQYYMTRGRSVMFAAGDTFRAAAGTQLGVWGERLGIPVVQGADGSDPAAVAFDGASARAARGTDLLLVDTAGRLHNKHNLMEELKKVRRVIDKADPGEPAEVWMVLDAVTGQNGLQQAKKFHEATPLTGVIVTKLDGTAKGGILIPIVRELGVPIKFIGVGEQPEDLQPFDSREFVRALFDVNIPRD; from the coding sequence GTGAGCTGGCTTGAACGCCTCCGGGACGGGCTCAGCAAGACCCGCAAGCAGATCAACGACACCGCTGGTTTCCTGGGCACGGACGTCCGGGACGTGCTGACCAACCGCCTGGAGACCATCGAAGACCTCGAGTACGCCCTCATCGCCGCGGACGTCGGCCGGGCCGCAACGGATGAGATCCTCGAGGACGTTCGCCGCGCCGAGGGCCGCAACCTTCAGGACGCCCTGATGGACGCCCTGACCCTGCAACTCGAGCCGGATGCGCGCCGCGCCGAGTTCCGCAAACTGGGCTTCGCTCCGGAAGCGCGCCGCAGCAGCGTGGACCCCAAAGGGCACGTGGTCATGGTGATCGGCGTCAACGGCGTCGGGAAGACCACCACCATTGCCAAGCTCGGCCAGTACTACATGACCCGTGGGCGGAGCGTGATGTTCGCGGCCGGCGACACCTTCCGCGCCGCCGCAGGCACGCAGCTGGGCGTATGGGGCGAGCGCCTGGGGATCCCGGTGGTGCAGGGGGCTGACGGCAGTGACCCCGCCGCCGTCGCCTTTGACGGCGCGAGCGCCCGTGCCGCGCGCGGCACTGACCTGCTGCTCGTGGACACCGCCGGGCGCCTGCACAACAAGCACAATCTGATGGAGGAACTCAAGAAGGTGCGCCGCGTGATTGACAAGGCCGACCCCGGCGAACCTGCCGAGGTGTGGATGGTGCTGGACGCCGTGACAGGCCAGAACGGGCTGCAGCAGGCCAAGAAGTTCCACGAGGCCACGCCGCTGACCGGGGTGATCGTCACGAAGCTGGACGGCACGGCCAAGGGCGGCATTCTGATTCCGATCGTGCGTGAATTGGGCGTGCCCATCAAGTTTATCGGGGTGGGCGAACAGCCTGAGGACCTGCAGCCGTTTGACAGCCGTGAATTCGTCCGTGCGCTGTTCGATGTGAACATTCCCCGGGACTGA